Within the Leptotrichia sp. oral taxon 498 genome, the region ATAAATACCTATGGCATCGTCAGATACATCAATTTTTCCACCAGTCATATCTACATTTTTACCATAAACACCATATGAAGATTGTCCTACATTGATAGTTCCTGCTGTGCTTAATTTTGTATTAACATCATCTGTAAACATACCAATTGATTCATTTCCACTTGAAGTTGCCACAACATTAATTGTCCCAGTATTTGCATTTGTTACAACTGACGAATTGTTTGCATACATTCCAGCTGATTTAGTTCCATTTACATTGATTACACCTGCATTTGTTAATGTTGCCTTGCTTCCAGCCATTCCAATTGCATTATTGCTTCCATTCATTGTTATTGTACCAGTTGCAGTATTTGTTGCCCAAGTTTCATTATTCCCTCTTACAGTACTCGCTTTACCGCTATTGTTAAGTACATATATTCCAATTGCAGAATCATCGTTCATAGTGACTATTTTATTATTTGTAATCTCAATTTTTCCAAAATCGCCAGCACTTGTAGCAAAAGGCTCAGATACATGGTCAACTAAATTTCCTTTTGAATCAAGTCTATAAGAAAGCCCTAAAATACCAAATGATTTTTTACCTCCAACAGTTACTGCACCATCGTTTGTAATTGGAGTGCTGTTTGTACCGAAAATACCAACCGCATTGTCATTTTTGTTAGTAGCTTCTACAGCAACAGTTCCATTTGACTTATTATGTATTTTACCATAATTTACATAAAGTCCAACCCCACCAGCACCTGTATCAGTTCTGTTCACTTCGATTTTACCATCGTTATTAATTTGTGTAGTATTGTTACTTGTGCTTTTACTGCTTGCACTTAATGCAATTCCAATTGGAGAGTTCCAGCTAGAATCAATATCATGAACTTGCGCTGTATTTAAGTTAGCTTTAACTCCACCAGTTGACGCTACATTGACAATTGAGTTTTGATAAAGCAATCTTTTACTAAATACTTCACTGTCACTATTTTCAGCTGGTGTTGTTAATCCTCTGTCTAATGAAGCATTAACATTTAAAATTCCATTGTCAACTGAAGCATATTTATATTGTGTTGCTGATGGATCGTTAGTTACAGTTATTCCAGTACCTAATGTCTGATCCTGTAATGAACCTGAACCTAATGGAGAGTTGTTAATATTTAATGTGACAACCCCTCCTGCGGCTGGATCACTATTTCGTAAATCAGCTATTATTACATCATTTGAAGAAACATGAATAGTGGCATCTGTTAAGTTTACAGGACTATTAGGCATATGTGTATCATTAATATAACCTACTGCTTTTCCTCCTAATTCAAGTCTTGAAGCTTGTGTTCCATTTTTACTCATATCAATTGTACCGCCATTATCCGTATAAAGCGCATATCCCGCACCTTCATAATGTACTGTACTTCCTTTTAACGAAACATTTGCCCCGTTAGTAGAAGCCACCGCTGTCGAACCAGCTATAACTTTAATTTTATTGTTATCCGCTATTATTTTAGTTGGATTACCCGAAACATTACCATCAGCATATAATCCAAACCCCGTGTATTCATCAATAGGCTGCCATGTTCCAGATACAATTTTACCTACTTGTTTACCAGCAACATCAACATTCCAATCTGTTGAAGATGTAAATGAATTTGTTGTACCTCTTGAAATATCTACTTTTGCACCGCCTTTGGCGTAAACTGCTCCTGTTGTAGGTGTAGAACCGCCGCTTAATGGATTATTTGAAATAGTGCTTTGAATTTTTAATCCACCCAAGTTTTCATGAGTTTTAACTCTTGCTCCCCCATCTGCAAAAATAAATATATTATCCGTTGTCACATTACTTGTTGAAATACTTCTTGCTGTTGCTTCCCAATTATTTACAGCATTTGTGTTAGTTGTATTTTTACCACTGGCAAAAATAGCTGTATTATTAGTACCACCATCAAGCACCATATCACTTTCTGAATGTACAGAACCACCATTTTCAACTGCTATTCCTGTATTATTTGAACCACCAGTCATCTTAATTCTACCAATTCCCAAATTTACCATTACACCATTTGCAGTTCCAGTTCCTGGCGTATAAACTCCCACATTATTTTGACCATTACCATTACTTGCAGCACTTCCATTTAGATGAATATAATGAGCTTGTAAGTCAATTGCTGATTTCGAATAAATCCCTGCTGAACCTAATGAGTTTCCACCACCATCTTTTCCACCATTATTTTGTAATTCAACTCCAAATGCCCCATTTATCCAGTTATGTGTTCCAGGAACATAGATACCAGCACTATTATTACCTTTCATTATAATTGCTTCATCTGTCATATTCGTATCTGCCCATTTTCCACCATCACCTGCATTTGTTCCAACATTTATATCAAGTTTATTAATCTTATCTCTACTACTGCCATTCCAAAAAGCATCACCTACATATGTTACAGTTATGTTAGTACCAGCTAAACTAGTAGCTGTACCTTGTACTGGAGTTCCAGATGCTTTTCCTGCCGACAAAGCTTTAGAAAAATTAGTAAAAACTAATGAGTGAGAAAATTGAGTTGGAGCGTTATCAGGATCAGTAACCTCTCTTGGATTAAAATAAATACCTACACTTTGATCTCCTTCCATAGTCATTTTACCTTTATTTATTACTGCTATCCGTCTATCAGAAATCCTTGGAAAAGGTGGATGAGGAGGAGCAGGAGTAGGAATAGGATCAGGAAATTTACCATTACTACCACGATAAACATCATTCGCAAAATAAAACATCGCTGTTTTGTTTGCTTTTGTAGTTATATCACCTATTCTAGCACCAGTCCCAGATAATTTACCTTCATTATAAAAGAATTGCTGTGTATAATTATGAGTAGTGTCAGGCGAAACAATAAATACAGCACTTTCTGTGGAATCATGAATTATTTTTCCTTGATTTAAAATTATCCCATTTGCTCTTCCATAATCATCATGCGAATAACTATTTGAAAAAGTAGCATATTTACCACTTATATCAATATTTCCTGTATTCGTAAAAATATTATATCCTCCATGCGAAGCCGTTCCATCTTCTATTATTTTCATACCTAGAATATCTTTAAAACTTTCACTCAAATCAAGTCCTGAAGAAGCTAAATCACTAAACTCAGTAATCACTTTACTAAATTGTAGTCCATTATGTATGTCTTGATGCACAAGTTCCTCGGTATGTGCAGCATCATTACTACTAACATATGTTACATTCGCATTATTTAAAAAGAATGCAGCGCTAGGTACACCGGCATTACCAGAAATTTGAAACAAACCATTCACATTATCTTCAGTTGTTGAAGTAATTCCAGAAACTGATTTGTCACCTCCACCATATGCTAATGTATTTAATGAAGTGTATGAATGCACATTAAAACCTGGAGAAGTATTTTTTATAGTTATATCAGGTACATTATAGGTTAATTTTTGATAATTTGTATTTGTTCCTAGATTCCTAGTAACATTGATTGTTCCACTTTTAATAGTAACTCCTTCAAATACCCCATTATAATTATTATCATATTTAGTTTTTCCTAATGCTCCTATATTATTATTACCATTCATTGCAGAAACTCGCTGCCAGCTTCCTCTTGATCTAGCAGTTAATGTTAAATCAACATTCAAATTAACAGATGGAGCACTGACATTAGGTGCTTTTGGTGCATTGACTGTTCTAGGAATAAAATTAGGCAGATTGCTTACATCAATATCCATCGATAAATTTGCATTTTTAACCTTAGGAACTAATGGTGTAAGTGAAGCAGATACTGGTATTATCGCAACGGGTTCCTGTTTTAATCCAAGATCTGTTGTATTTCCATAAAGAGAGTGTGCATCTGGAGTTGTGTTGTATTTATACTTCCCCATCGTTTTATCTCTTTCATACTTCACATCGGCAACTTTGTCCCCACGTCCTTTGTAGTGCCCTTGCCAATTGTTATAAAATCCATTTATTCCATATTGCCAGCTGCTCCAAGGTGACTTAACCACGTGATCCCCTTGCTCCATCAACTGAATCAGCTCTAAATTTGTGTTACGGAGAAGCTTGTTATTTTCTGCTCTCGCTTTTCTAAAGTCCTGCTTTAGCTGAACAATTGATGTATTTATTGCTTTTGTCTGTACTTTAATCTCATCTTCAGCCGAAAAAAGATTGATTGAAATTCCTCCTATCCCTATCGCTCCCGTCAATAAAAACGAAATAAGCGCCGCATCTGTGTACTTAAAGTCTTTTACTCTTTTGGCAAAAGATTTTAATTCTTGTTTTAATTTTTTTAAATTGTTCGTCATTTTCCTTCCCTTCTCAAAAAATTATTCTAATCTTTTCTTAATTTAATTTCATTATTTTTGCAAAATTTCAAAAAAAATATAAATACTTTCTTTTTTTAAATATCACAATTTTATAACAAGCCTTATTTAATTGTATAAAATTTTTTAAAAAAAGTAAAGCTTTTTTGTTTTCTTTTAGAATAAACTTTTTTACAAAAAATTTTTTATTTATTTTTTTAATGATTTATCTATAATAAACAGAGGACCAAAATTTTTTGATAAATAATTGTCTCAAATTTTAGTGGCAAAGATTAATAATTCAATTTAAATCCAAGCCCTTCTCTAATATTTTTACCTTTAGTATCATATCCTAAGTTCGCCGTCACTCCAAATCTTGAACTATTAATTCCGACATTTAAGCCAAATTTTATATTTCCCTTTCTATCTTCTTTTTCATTTTTTAAATTATACCAATCTGCCGTAGTATAACGAACTCTAGCTTGATTAAGTCTATTAAGTTTTCCAAGTTCATTTTCATACGCCGCCGAAAGTCCTGCTGAAAGTTGTGTTCTCGCAGTAAGTGGCTGAATATATTTAAACTCTGCCCCAACTTCAGGCTTAACTGAAAAGTAGTCGTTCCCCTTGACTTCTAACTTCATTTGACCATTATTTTCCTTTATATTCGTAAATCTTCCATATTCTATTTTCAGTATTCCATATGGCCGCAAGTGAGCTCTTTCAGATAATCTTATATCATAGCCTAATTCATTTTTTACAGCTGCTCCATAAGTGTAATAATTAGCTTCAGACTCAAACACATCGTCTACAACCCAGAATTTACGATGCATATTATTTATTCCCCCGAATACATCTCCTGCAACTGTCCACTCTAATGAACTGTTGTAATCATTTTTTGGTGACATTGTCTTAAATGCTCCAGCTTTAATCATAGATTGCTGTTCAGTCGATTTTCCTAAATCTTTGAATTTAAATCTATTTGTAACAGCTCCAGCATACCAACCTTGAGAATTCCCCTTTTCAATTGTTTCATCTTCGTGCATATAAGCTACTCCGTAAGCGTTGCTGTCATAGTCTACAACTCCAGCTGTATCTGTGTTATACTCATCCTTCGCTCCAAACACTTTAATCTTGTTATTTTGTTTAAGCGTATTTCTCCATTCTTTCCGTAAATTTCCAATTTCCTTGTCCAATTCATTTCCAGTTTCATTAATTCGCTGCTGAGTATTTGAATATTCATAACCTAGCATTTCACTTATAGCTTGCGTGAATATAAGATCTTCATCATTCCTCAAATCGTTCAACTTATTAAAGACTTGCTTTTCTCTCGAATTTACATCTTCAACTCCATATCTCTGTTCAAGCCCATCTAAGAAATGTTCAGCATCCGTATCATTTTTATTTGCAAAATCAGTATAAGGAATTTTTTCCATATACACGGTTTTCATTGGTGCAGTTAAATTCCCTGATTCTACCATCTTTGCTCTCCAAGTCAAACTTGCTGAATCTACATTTAATTTAACTCCTGTCGGCATAACACTTCCCAAAGCATCGTTATATGGTTGTAAAATGTTATCTCCTATTTGAATCGCTTTTGCATTCGTATTTCTTGCAGCTTCTGTTCCCATTATTAAATCTATGTCTGTAAGTCTTGTTAAATTATTTAATCCTTGAATAGGATTCGTATGATTTATTCCTGAAGTGTCCACATACATTTCTATGCTTGATTTATTTGTATGATTATTACCGCCTGATACTTGCGGCAAATCTATATTTGCGTTATCTCCTAATGATTCAGCTATCACAGCAGGTATCGGTATTGACACTGGACTTGGATGTGCAGGGACTTTTACTACCAATTTTTCTGCTACTGTTCTACTAACTGCTGTTCCTACCGAAGATTTATTTGTTGAGTTGTTAGTTCCATGCTCCTGATATGTACTAGTCGTGTCAGTTTCTACTCCTGTATTACTACTTCCAACGATATTTATTGTTCCATAATTTTTAATAATTCCTCCATTTTTTGCAACCACACCTTTTATTCCATTACCGCTTGCAGTTGTCTGAATCGTTCCATAATTTTCTCCAGCAGCATGATTGTCAATATACATTCCAACCGTATCATTGCCTTCCAAATTAATGGTACCCCTATTTACTGCTTTTGCACCAGAACCTGAAGCGTACATTCCAACACTGTTATCTTTTGTAACATTAATTATTCCATGATTCTCTATAGTTCCCACTGATGCAGCTGTACTTCCTGTCGCCATTCCAATTCCATATTTTCCATTTACTACATCACTTGGACCGACTTCAATGGTTCCATAGTTCTGTCCAACCCCTTGTGCCGAATAAATTCCAACATTTCCAGTTCCTGATCTCAAATCAATATTTCCACGATTTATAAAATCTTGAGATGAATAAATTCCATAACTATTATTTCCATCAGTCACAATATTTGATTTATTTTCAATTTTTCCACCTAAACCTTGTGGTGCTCTCGAATAAATA harbors:
- a CDS encoding autotransporter-associated N-terminal domain-containing protein — encoded protein: MTNNLKKLKQELKSFAKRVKDFKYTDAALISFLLTGAIGIGGISINLFSAEDEIKVQTKAINTSIVQLKQDFRKARAENNKLLRNTNLELIQLMEQGDHVVKSPWSSWQYGINGFYNNWQGHYKGRGDKVADVKYERDKTMGKYKYNTTPDAHSLYGNTTDLGLKQEPVAIIPVSASLTPLVPKVKNANLSMDIDVSNLPNFIPRTVNAPKAPNVSAPSVNLNVDLTLTARSRGSWQRVSAMNGNNNIGALGKTKYDNNYNGVFEGVTIKSGTINVTRNLGTNTNYQKLTYNVPDITIKNTSPGFNVHSYTSLNTLAYGGGDKSVSGITSTTEDNVNGLFQISGNAGVPSAAFFLNNANVTYVSSNDAAHTEELVHQDIHNGLQFSKVITEFSDLASSGLDLSESFKDILGMKIIEDGTASHGGYNIFTNTGNIDISGKYATFSNSYSHDDYGRANGIILNQGKIIHDSTESAVFIVSPDTTHNYTQQFFYNEGKLSGTGARIGDITTKANKTAMFYFANDVYRGSNGKFPDPIPTPAPPHPPFPRISDRRIAVINKGKMTMEGDQSVGIYFNPREVTDPDNAPTQFSHSLVFTNFSKALSAGKASGTPVQGTATSLAGTNITVTYVGDAFWNGSSRDKINKLDINVGTNAGDGGKWADTNMTDEAIIMKGNNSAGIYVPGTHNWINGAFGVELQNNGGKDGGGNSLGSAGIYSKSAIDLQAHYIHLNGSAASNGNGQNNVGVYTPGTGTANGVMVNLGIGRIKMTGGSNNTGIAVENGGSVHSESDMVLDGGTNNTAIFASGKNTTNTNAVNNWEATARSISTSNVTTDNIFIFADGGARVKTHENLGGLKIQSTISNNPLSGGSTPTTGAVYAKGGAKVDISRGTTNSFTSSTDWNVDVAGKQVGKIVSGTWQPIDEYTGFGLYADGNVSGNPTKIIADNNKIKVIAGSTAVASTNGANVSLKGSTVHYEGAGYALYTDNGGTIDMSKNGTQASRLELGGKAVGYINDTHMPNSPVNLTDATIHVSSNDVIIADLRNSDPAAGGVVTLNINNSPLGSGSLQDQTLGTGITVTNDPSATQYKYASVDNGILNVNASLDRGLTTPAENSDSEVFSKRLLYQNSIVNVASTGGVKANLNTAQVHDIDSSWNSPIGIALSASSKSTSNNTTQINNDGKIEVNRTDTGAGGVGLYVNYGKIHNKSNGTVAVEATNKNDNAVGIFGTNSTPITNDGAVTVGGKKSFGILGLSYRLDSKGNLVDHVSEPFATSAGDFGKIEITNNKIVTMNDDSAIGIYVLNNSGKASTVRGNNETWATNTATGTITMNGSNNAIGMAGSKATLTNAGVINVNGTKSAGMYANNSSVVTNANTGTINVVATSSGNESIGMFTDDVNTKLSTAGTINVGQSSYGVYGKNVDMTGGKIDVSDDAIGIYSTGPTVNLTGGKINIANNNAVGVYIADDNKAPVATTVNSNVDMKVGDTDSFGYLITASNAKTDLTTHAPNDVHIGEKSVYIYSGAPKALGGKIENYSNIVTDKNNGYGIYSSQDSINHGNINLMSGNGNIGIYSTQGTGKNYGTIEVGMSDVTTKQYGIGMATGYYDENTKAASNVGTVENYGTINVTKENSVGMYAVGRGAKAVNRGTINLDGKNTTGMYIDRYAEGENYGVIQTTPTANGTGIKGVVVTNGGVIKNYGTIKIMGSKNIGVYVFRGDETSSTYKPYEEHGTGNTSTRPYLEGTATDKKITGKAIVKVPPASLPSAVSISIDGVQVEPVKVDTNVASPQAPEVNITDLTGVTTLNLATEQMDHNHTHSNGEISSIGMYVDTSGINYTNPIQGLSNLYGLTDIDLIMGTEVTKYLNAKAIQIGDNILKPYNDALASVVSTGVTLNVNSSSLTWIAQPVESGNIAAPIKTVYMVKIPYTDFASKNDVDTEHFLDGLEQRYGVEGIHSREKQIFNKLNDLGKGENHIFAQAVNEMKGYEYSNTQQRINATGNTLDKEFKYLHDEWRNPSKQSNKIKVFGQKDEYRTDTAGVIDYDSNAYGVAYVHEDEAITLGNSAGWYAGAVSNRFKFKDLGKSTEQQSMIRAGVFKTVSPVKDHNGNLRWTIAGDVFGGVNNMHRKFWVVDDTFYSKADYYTYGAALKTDLGYDIRLSERTHLRPYGALKMEYGRFTDINEDRGQMNLEVKGNDYFSVKPEVGAEFKYIQPLAVRTQLSIGLSAAYENEIEKLNRLNQARVRYTTADWYNLRNDKEDRHGNGKFDLNLGIDNTRFGVTVNAGYDTKGENVRGGLGFRLIY